One Halobaculum sp. CBA1158 DNA segment encodes these proteins:
- a CDS encoding lipoate--protein ligase family protein, which translates to MLAEAAESTVPALRVWTPGRSLAFGRRDVRAAGYDRARAAARERGFPPVERSVGGRAVAYADSTLAFAHAIPLDDARTGLNDRYESAVATLLAALRDAGADVARGEPSASYCPGDYSVRVAGGGKLSGIAQRVRRDAALVSGCVTVAERGPIRAVLSPVYDALDVPFDPDSVGSVKLAGGPDDPEAVRETLESAFVGDRAADVCDVADLSIDGD; encoded by the coding sequence ATGCTCGCCGAGGCCGCCGAGTCGACCGTCCCCGCGCTCCGGGTGTGGACGCCCGGCCGGTCGCTGGCGTTCGGCCGGCGCGACGTCCGCGCGGCGGGGTACGACCGGGCGCGAGCCGCGGCCCGCGAGCGCGGCTTCCCGCCGGTCGAGCGCTCCGTCGGCGGCCGCGCGGTCGCGTACGCCGACTCGACGCTGGCGTTCGCGCACGCGATCCCCCTCGACGACGCCCGGACGGGGTTGAACGACCGCTACGAGTCGGCCGTCGCGACCCTCCTCGCGGCCCTCCGCGACGCCGGCGCGGACGTGGCGCGCGGGGAGCCGTCCGCCTCGTACTGCCCGGGCGACTACTCCGTCCGCGTCGCCGGCGGCGGAAAGCTGTCGGGGATCGCCCAGCGCGTGCGGCGGGACGCCGCACTCGTCTCCGGCTGCGTGACCGTCGCCGAGCGCGGCCCGATCCGGGCGGTCCTGTCGCCCGTCTACGACGCGCTCGACGTGCCGTTCGACCCCGACTCGGTCGGCTCGGTCAAGCTGGCGGGCGGCCCCGACGACCCCGAGGCGGTCCGAGAGACGCTCGAGTCCGCGTTCGTCGGCGACCGCGCGGCCGACGTGTGCGACGTGGCGGACCTGTCGATCGACGGCGACTGA
- a CDS encoding ABC transporter ATP-binding protein — protein sequence MSDPPALAARDLVVTRGGERVLDGVDVAVDRGDRVVIRGASGSGKSTLFATLGLLEPADAGVVAVAGRDASGLSERERATLRRDHLGIVFQDFQLVPDLDAWDNAALPQDHAGERDPDWLARLFDHLGIADLADRYPASLSGGEKQRVAIARALANRPAVVLADEPTGQLDPEATESVLDLLRSLREAFDAGVAVVSHDPAVSGGFDRRLDLVDGALTARDDGS from the coding sequence GTGAGCGACCCCCCGGCTCTCGCCGCGCGCGACCTGGTCGTCACCCGCGGCGGCGAGCGCGTCCTCGACGGCGTCGACGTCGCCGTCGACCGCGGCGACCGGGTGGTGATCCGGGGCGCGAGCGGCTCGGGCAAGTCGACGCTGTTCGCGACGCTCGGCCTGCTGGAGCCGGCCGACGCCGGCGTCGTCGCCGTCGCCGGCCGCGACGCCTCGGGACTGTCAGAACGCGAGCGGGCGACTCTCCGTCGCGACCACCTCGGAATCGTCTTTCAGGACTTCCAGCTCGTCCCCGACCTCGACGCGTGGGACAACGCCGCGCTCCCGCAGGACCACGCCGGCGAGCGCGACCCCGACTGGCTCGCGCGGCTGTTCGACCACCTCGGGATCGCAGACCTCGCGGACCGCTACCCCGCGAGCCTCAGCGGCGGCGAGAAACAGCGCGTCGCCATCGCCCGCGCGCTGGCGAACCGCCCGGCGGTCGTGCTCGCCGACGAGCCCACCGGCCAACTCGACCCCGAGGCGACCGAGTCGGTGCTCGACCTCCTCCGCTCGCTCCGCGAGGCGTTCGACGCCGGCGTCGCCGTCGTGAGCCACGACCCGGCCGTGAGCGGCGGGTTCGACCGCCGACTCGACCTCGTGGACGGCGCGTTGACCGCCCGCGACGACGGATCGTAA